The Haliotis asinina isolate JCU_RB_2024 chromosome 3, JCU_Hal_asi_v2, whole genome shotgun sequence genome segment TTTTGGTGAGGATGTCTGTCACCATGCTACTGGACAGTGTTTCTCTGGTTGCAAAGCTGGATGGACAGGCGAGAGATGTGACACAGGTTGGtgcataatatactgaacaccaaAAGACATGCAACTTTGGCTCAAAGCTCTTTGACATTGTCTACCCGCCCCCGTCAATTGACACACTGGCTCAGTGATTCGGACATAAAGCATCAATGGCGTAAATCCAAATCCACTTGCGTATATAATTATTCCAAATTCAAATATTACCTCCCAGTTAAGtattcatttattttcttgacacgtttaaaaaaaagtaatatTGAGCATCTTTTCAGAATGTTCTGGTGACAATGATGGAAATTCATGTCCACGCACCTGTTGCCGATGTCTTGACCGAGAGCGATGCTACGTGTCGTCTGGACGTTGTGACAGTGGGTGTGAAGCTGGTTGGACAGGCTCCATGTGTGGGAAAGGTATCTGCACTTGGATAGCTCTGGTTTGGCTATGTTACTGTAACTTCCTCACCAAACCCAGGAGAGCGGAGGTCTTTGTTTCAGTGACGCATGAACTCACGTATCTTGACTGCTGTACATTTCAGAATGCAGCGATGGGTATTTTGGTGTCAACTGCAGTTCTTCCTGTGCTAACTGTAAAGATGGAACTGTCTGCAACAAGGAGAACGGGCGTTGTCCATCAGGGTGTGAATCGGGCTGGACAGGTGACAGATGTGACATCAGTACGTTTCACCTGTCATCGAGCTTGAAACTTTTGGAGAAATGTTATTATTCTTCTATTAAGCACAAATAATTTCAAAAGCTGAAAATTAATCAGTAAAATGAAGTTATGTTTCCCTTTCAAAATTTTCCACAACCtgacatttcatgaaaaataaatatgtttccagAATGTCCTAACGGCAGCTACGGAGCTGGATGTCAACAAGCGTGTGGCCGATGTCTAAACAGACAGCCATGCGACAAGGCGACAGGTCGTTGTATGGGCGGATGTGAAGCCGGCTGGACAGGAAACATGTGCATCAAAGGTATGTCTTCTTGTATGTTACATTTGGATTTCAAATGTGATTCAgtgagaaaaatattttgaggaGGATAAATTAAGCACACATGTGAATTCATTTTCCTTTCAGAGTGTAGCGATGGGTATTTTGGTCTCAACTGCAATTTTACCTGTAGTAACTGTGAAGATGGAACTCCCTGCAAGAAGGACTTTGGGCATTGTCCATCAGGATGTGAACCAGGATGGACTGGCGACAGATGTGACAAAGGTAagttttaaatctgttttttttaaagatgtGAGCTATTGAAACTCAATGAATCTGCTAACCGGTTAGTTTGACAGCCACATAGTCCGAGAAAATGAGTAAATTCACCTTATCTGGATACACGATCGTTACTTTTATTGTACGAATAACCCCTTTGACATTTTCTCAGAATGTGCTGTCGGCCGCTACGGAGCTGGATGTCAATATACTTGTGGCCGATGTCTGAACAGACAGCCATGCGACAAGGCTACAGGTCGTTGTACGGACGGATGTGAACCCGGCTGGACAGGAAAGATGTGCGACACAGGTAAGTTTAAACCAAAGGAGGAAAGGTTTCACAGTGTTGAAAATGGCTGTAGTTTTTCTACGAAAGGTCAACATAGCAAACCTTATAAATAACGTATCTAGATTTTTCCCCCGCTTACCTTCCAGAATGTAGTGACGGTTACTTTGGTGCCAGCTGCAGTTCCACCTGTGGTAACTGTAAATATGAAACCATCTGTAACAAAGCGAATGGCCATTGTCCATCGGGCTGTGAGAAAGGTTGGACAGGTGACAGATGTAACAAAGGTAAGTGTGCAATCTGACCCAGACGTTGTTATCTGCTGAAAAGAGAATGTCAACAAATTAGTCCTACAAATAAACGAACTCAGTTCCGCGACTTACACCAGAGTGAGTGTCCCTACTACATACTAACCGACATTGCGTTAAGACAATGAACCGAGCATGTTTCCAGGATGTCCTAAGGGCAGTTACGGAGCTGGATGTCAACAAGCGTGTGGCCGATGTCTGAACAGACAGCCATGCGACAAGGCGACAGGCCGTTGTATGGGCGGATGTGAAGCCGGCTGGACAGGAAACATGTGCAACAAAGGTATGTTTGAAGACAAGGAGGAAAGGTTTCTTCGGTCTTACATTTGGgtttaatttaacaaaatatgaGAAAAGCTACCTTGTGTTGAGAAGTATATACTAAGTAAACATGTGAAATCATTTATCTTCCAGCGTGTAGCGATGGGTATTTTGGTCTCAACTGCAATGCTACCTGTGGTAGTTGTGAAGGTGGAACTCTCTGCAGGAAAGATTCTGGACATTGTCCATCAGGATGTATGCCAGGGTGGACTGGTGACAGATGTAATAATAGTAAGTTTTAAAACTACTATTGAAAGTAAATGTGATAGCATGCGGCCCTGTTCCCTGTTGTTCAAGCCAAAAATCAGTTAAAGTTTAGCAATGTTGGGCGCGGAGAGAATTGAGCAGGTCCGAGTTGGATAGCAGGCTCCATGGAAATAATTGTTCTGATAAACAATTAGTCTCACAATCAAATAATCCGAGAAAATTTCAGTTGGATATACAGTAGTTACATTTGTAGCATGGATAACCACGTTGACATTTTCTCAGAATGTGCTGTCGGCCGCTACGGAGCTGGATGTCAACATACTTGTGGCCGATGTCTGAACAGACAGCCATGCGACAAGGCTACAGGTCGATGTACGCACGGATGTGAACCCGGCTGGACAGGAAACATGTGTGTACAAGGTATGTTTATAACAGAAAGAGGGGTCTTCAGTGTTACAGATTGGTCTTAATAATGCCGCGGTGAACTACATGGTGTGTCCACTTGTTTTTGCTTACCTTCCAGCATGCGAGGATGGGTATTTTGGCATCAGCTGCAGCTCCACCTGTGCTAACTGTAAAGATGGAGCTATCTGTCACAAAGAGAACGGACATTGTCCATCAGGGTGTGAACCTGGCTGGACAGGTGATAGATGTGACAAAGGTAAGTGTCAGGGTAGTGTTTAGAACGTGTTGGATGTTCAGTATAAAGCGGTACTGCATTAGCTGTCCATGCGTTATAGACAATTACAGCACATATGTGCCCGAATGTCAACTAATCCTGATGTGGATTCAGCGTTTTCTCTGATATGTTACATTTTAAATATCTTTACTTTTACGGTCGATGCCTGTAACCAGATATACATATTCCTATATGCACTGTGATGGAAAGCTAAATAACACTCACACCGATAGTCCACATCTCCAAAATGTTACAAACAGTCATATCTGACAATTCGTAGTTTTAATGGTTAATCAACATTCAAAGTTCGTATGGTATAAGATATCAAAATAAGAGTAAATAGATGCGATTACATGCACAATAGTAATAGAGCAATGAAGGCTATGTACGTGGTAATAACGGTTGATATTATGTGGGACGTGGTTTCTGTATTGCTGTTTTTCAGGATGCCCGTTTCTTAGTTATGGAATTGATTGTACATTGTCATGCGGTCGGTGCCTGAACAAAGAATCTTGTGACAAGAGAACTGGAGCGTGTAAAAATGGCTGCATGTCTGGATGGACTGGACTCAAATGTGACACAGGTTTGTTTGCTCCTTTGTGAGCAGTGGCTTCCCAAATGTTAGCAGAGTACAGAACAATCAATTCAGTGTAGCGTGTATGGTACTAGGTATCTCGTGACAAGGAGAACTGATGCCTTACTTTAATCTTATGTAACATTCTTAGAGTTACCGATATCTCAAATTTCAGGAACCACTTTCATTGGCATTGTAGGAGTGTGGTGCAGAATGATGGAGTAGTCAGTTGATGATGGAAATTCCACTGCTTGTGACTGCCAAGATTGATCATAATACTACAGTACAGACATGTAGGTCTAAAGTACCAATCCACAACCACAATATCACCATTGTTGAAGGGTATACCAGACCATGGGCCGAATGAGAAGAGGAAGAAGTGGGGTCACTAAATTGTCATTGGTAGAGTGGGGAAAAAACTTGAAACAAAATAGAACCATTCTAGCAATTTAACTGCCCTCAATGACGGTTTGGCAGTCAAACTGTCCTCAGATAACGAAGTGACACATCACTGGCAAAAACGGAGATGACTATTTCAATAGTGAAGTATCACATTAAATTTAGCAGCATTCCAGCATGCCAAGTCTCTCGAGTCTGCATTTCACTCTGTTTGAGGTACACTCGGGAAAATCATCTGGAGCTATTGTGAATACAAAGAGAGTCACACGATTCCTGACAAATGttatttaaaatgttgtttagCTTTAGTAATATTTACGTTAGACGTTTAGAAGATGTATGTGCAATATCGCTCTTCAATTGGTCTGGTATTATACGGTATTGTGTATTTTCAGTATACCTTGTATTGTTTATGATGGTTACCACGGTTAAGGCGAAATTCATTCACTTTTTTACAAACACGTATTGTCACCAACACTCTAAACAACTGTCTGAACCATGCAAAAGACTCTACCTTTAGCTGATATCTGTGATGAGTATGAGAAAAACGTTTTTATTTaccttcccgtaaaataagacaacaacaaaactgaaggtagataaaGGAGAAACCATTTAAAGTTTATCATACGATTAAGTAACTGTAACAATGTTCACCGCAATGAGCGTGTAAGAAAGGTTCGTTTGATTCCTAAAGGACGCTTTCTTTAATATTTGATTTCCTTACAAATCGATTATTTCTGTTTCCCCTTTGATTGGTTTTGAGACTTCATGTTCCTGTTGGCAGTGTGTACGGATGGTTTGTACGGTATGAAATGTGAGTCCTCATGCACCAACTGTCTGAATGATACTACCTGCGACAAGGAAACCGGTCATTGTCCAATGGGCTGTGAGGAAGGATGGATTGGAGACAGATGTGACAGAGGTATTGGCCTAAAATGTACATATGGCTACCTTATATATGTAGCCCCTGGTTTAGAGCTCCTCCAGTACACACCAGTGCGGTTTTCCCATAGCTGATGCTTACATGCTCATGCTTTATAGAATGTATGTCATGAGTTATGGACAGACAGTAGTAGGGCTGACTGAGAGTGACCCTGTCATGACTTTGTTTAGTGTTGTTTACGTTTCCATACATTGTGCTCCTGACAGAGCTTGGCTGTGGGAATGTGtgctgcatgagtgagtgaatttagttttacgccgcactcagcaatattccagccataataaataatcgagtctggaccagatgatccagttatcaacagcatctaccagcgcaactgggatacgatgacatgtgtcaaccaagtcagcgatccagaccacccgatcccgttagtcacctcttacgacaaacatgggtcacAGAAGATGAATTCTAATCCGGTAATGCTGCATGATATTCACTCAAATTACTCATGATGCTTCCCCAGCATTGCGAGATGTCAGCTTACATTTACGTGTATTTCTGTGACGTTGTGCAACCTCCCCACTGAAATTAGTTCTCAAACTGCCATCTAATCATTCACGTTTCTGCCATGTTTCAGAATGTCCAGCTCGTACCTACGGAACTGAATGTCAGATGTCATGTGGAAGGTGCTTGGGTGGAGAATCGTGTGACAAAGTTACCGGGAACTGCATGAGAGGGTGTGGTGCCGGGAGAACTGGGCCCAAATGTGACCAAGGTAATCTTAGATCACAGATCAACTGAAGCAGATACATCAAGTCTCGATGAGGGTGCATGCACTTACTGAGCGTCTTTTTACATTTAGAAGAAAATAAACAGAGATTGTGTTACAATATCATCTGCATGTATCGTTATGCGTTATATTTCTGTTGCATTTACACACGGcttgatgtttctttgaatGTGTGTAGCCGAGAAAAtcttggttagaattggccttcagtcacccatgcttgctgtgagcggtgactaacgggatggggtggccAGGCACGCTGACTTCGTTCACACGTCAGCTGGCTGTGcattagtgttgggaattggttgaatttTCATGATCGATCATTGGATTATCAAAACGATCGATCATCGATTAATAATTGATCATTAAGTTAGTGTTTAAATTCCAGTCAAACGTGTTTGTAAAACAGGAAGCGATACCCGGAAGACTATTACCCGTCTTGGCATTGGATATTACGAGTCACATTTAGTTGTGTGAGCCAATCAGCCAGTTATGTGCTTATATTCTGTAAAGGAATGTTGACTTACAGGGCACGAGATGGCTACACATGCTGTGATATAAGTATTAAATGTGTTCCCAATGAAAACGGTGTAACTTACTGCCTTAAATTGCACGAAAATGTAGGTACATATTAACAAATCATGATCAATCACAGATATTATGATCGATTTCTTGTTTACTATTTACTACCGGTCGATCATCGATGAAACTGATTAATTGGAACACCACTACTGCGcatactgctgatcactggactatctggtccagatgctattgtttacagactgcctccgTGTTACTGCTTTATtgctgatcactagactgtctggtccagatgctattgtttacagaccgcctacGTGTAACTACTGTATTGCTGCTCACTGGACCGTCTGGTTCAGATGCTGTTGTTTAACTCCGTTTAACTTCTTAACTTCTGTATtcctgatcactggactgtctggtccagatgctGTTGTTTACACACCGCCTCCGTGTAACTGctgtattgctgagtgcggcgtaaaacagataacaaacaaattaaacaaacaaagaacatgTTCTTTTTCAGAATGTGCACCTGGGCATTTCGGCGATAACTGCGACTTCACGTGCACGCGATGCAGAGGGGGGCGTTGTGAGGCTACGAAGGGCTACTGCCTAGACGGGTGTGTACCCGGCTGGACGGGCATTCATTGTACAGCGGGTAAGGCTTGCATCGTTAGAAACAAGATGTACATCACTGAACGGTCATACACTATAGAACTGGTACATGGTAAGACTTGCATTAGGAGGAGCACGATGTACATCACTGAACGGTCATACACTATAGAACTGGTACATGGTACGACTTGCATTAGGAGGAGCACGGTGTGCATCACTGAACGGCCATACACTATAGAACTGGTACATGGTACGACTTGCGTTAGGAGGGGCACGATGTACATCACTGAACGGTCATACACTATAGAACTGGTACATGGTAAGACTTGCATTAGGAGGAGCACGATGTACATCACTGAACGGCCATACACTATAGAACTGGTACATGGTAAGACTTGCATTAGGAGGAGCACGATGTGCATCACTGAACGGTCATACACTATAGAACTGGTACATGGTAAGACTTGCATTAGGAGGAGCACGATGTGCATCACTGAACGGCCATACACTATAGAACTAGTACATGGTAAGACTTGCATTAGGAGGAGCACGATGTGCATCACTGGACGGCCATACACTAAACAGTTGGTACGACTTGCATTAGgacaaagacagacatacattatTGTATACTAATTCCggaaattgtgactttgattTGGTATTTATTGCCATAGTGATGGTAACTGTTGTTTGGTATCTGGCAGAATGTCCAGAAGGCACGTATGGTGACGGATGTCTCTCAAAGTGTGGCAGGTGTGTAACCAATACCTCGTGTGACACCGTGACTGGCCAGTGTGGCGATGGCTGTCTACCAGGCTGGAAAGGGGAGATGTGTCGTGAAGGTAAGTCACGACATTTAATGTTTAACGATTTTATGGTGAGCCTTTATGGTAACTTCAAATAATTTAAAGAACGTCATCGACATCAGATTTCTATTAAACATGTTAACAAATGTTATTTCTTTAATGGATATTTCGTAAATATAAATGTGCTATGTATTTTGCTGGCATAATtatcctttttgataaacatgCAGGGTGTCCTGTAGGGAGGTATGGCGATGGCTGCACATCCTCCTGCAAACAATGCCAGTCTGGACAATGTGACGCGGTAGATGGCTCCTGTATGCTGCTAGCTAAGATGACAGGTGAAACGGGTAAATGTATTATCTTTATGAAACCGTTTATCAAACCATAGTCAAGATTGGTTTGTGGTGGATGCGTGCCTGTACCATTCGATGGTCGGAGAGGATTTGAAGTATGCTATAATGTCATGAATTCCCCCTTTTCCTGAATGTTTCAGTGGGGCCATCTATGGTAGTGTTCCTGCTGATTGGAGCATGTgttttgatgatgattttacTGCTCATAACTGCGGGAATTGCCTGTATGTTTCGAAGGTATGTTTCACAGATTTGGTTCAGTAGGCATGTTCTCACACTACAGTGTGATCCTCGCGACAACGGGTGGTTCCACGTCATATGTAAAATAGAGAATCTACCAGACGGAAACAAAGTTGATGTTTCGATTTTAGTATTATCACTTCAGAAACTGTTCTGTTTTGTCTTTCTCACGAACCTCTAACAAGGCAAagttagtttggttttttttgttgcattGGTTCATGAACATCTGCAGCTGCATCATATGATTCCCTTCCATCTCTTTCCATCGACTTTCCGCTGTACGCCATATCTGATTCTTCAGACGGATGCACGGACTTTCTACAAACCTGAATGATGGACAAACCAACGGGTACATTGTGGAGAACGAGGGGTATAGACCATATTCCCCTTCAAGCAGCAGCGGTGAAGTATTCCTGTCGTTCAACCCTACTTACAACACTGGCCAGGATGCTACTCTTCCAGCGTCCAGTGAAAACCAACCAATTCTCTTGGACACGGATGTTCCTACCAGCTGAGCAATGGAACCATCTAGGGGATGAGTGGTCATAGCATTGTGGGAGACAACCCATATGTAACAAAGTAGCACCACTGATAAATCATATTATCCCTCCTCATCGGGAATAATATTAAAAATGGAGACAGTAAGCAACTGAAAATCTACATTTATTGCCAAGTGCCGAGGACTCCGTGTAGTCCTTTATTTATATGTATGAAGCGGTTCAGTTAGCGATTTTCTTACGTTGGATGTTACGGTCACTTTTTTGTGTGTGCAAGAATAACTCGAACTTTAATGACTGGTGTACATGGTAGCCGATGTGTGAAGGGTTATCGCCATTGGATATCACTATATGGAATGTTGTTTCGCCGACCTTGTCTGTGAAGATTCAATACATAAATGTTTTCGTCACTTAATCCTGTTGTGGGAATATGTATATAACCATTTGATGACATCAGACCTTGTGTCTACACTGTTTTGATTtaaacattgtctgttacatataGATTAAAGCGTCCAAAGGTGGTATATTATGAGGAATATGCCCTTTGTTGTGTAAAAGaggctgtttacagattttgaattgttttgcAGATTTTT includes the following:
- the LOC137278563 gene encoding multiple epidermal growth factor-like domains protein 6 isoform X1, producing MLYVAAVVLFQQVLVVNAAASTGQVVVVISDFDGGIYKYTMDGNVATPLEPSFDESHKKPLPVEYDPLYRQLYWVRRSSKMIMKSSLDGSNRDVFLKTKASIRDIPIDAETRQMFYIDDTSNAIYCVNMTTKSVSRIINTKSDPHSLVLDTSRRLLYWTDVGDAEIEQVSYEGTNRKMIASTGRWPTGLVMDQKGDNLFWCDAQASKKNVMKMDLKLKKITVLLQGKTYYDASFFEGQLYITARSDRLHFFTLSEQGGREKLHSLHRQMSEWKRIKVFRYFECDNGTYGINCNSSCGMCAGEDICDPAVGHCPSGCQPGWIGDKCDTGCVEGLYGVNCNSTCGKCAGEDICDPASGHCPSGCQPGWTGERCDIKCGDGHYGLNCTSTCGQCFGEDVCHHATGQCFSGCKAGWTGERCDTECSGDNDGNSCPRTCCRCLDRERCYVSSGRCDSGCEAGWTGSMCGKECSDGYFGVNCSSSCANCKDGTVCNKENGRCPSGCESGWTGDRCDIKCPNGSYGAGCQQACGRCLNRQPCDKATGRCMGGCEAGWTGNMCIKECSDGYFGLNCNFTCSNCEDGTPCKKDFGHCPSGCEPGWTGDRCDKECAVGRYGAGCQYTCGRCLNRQPCDKATGRCTDGCEPGWTGKMCDTECSDGYFGASCSSTCGNCKYETICNKANGHCPSGCEKGWTGDRCNKGCPKGSYGAGCQQACGRCLNRQPCDKATGRCMGGCEAGWTGNMCNKACSDGYFGLNCNATCGSCEGGTLCRKDSGHCPSGCMPGWTGDRCNNKCAVGRYGAGCQHTCGRCLNRQPCDKATGRCTHGCEPGWTGNMCVQACEDGYFGISCSSTCANCKDGAICHKENGHCPSGCEPGWTGDRCDKGCPFLSYGIDCTLSCGRCLNKESCDKRTGACKNGCMSGWTGLKCDTVCTDGLYGMKCESSCTNCLNDTTCDKETGHCPMGCEEGWIGDRCDRECPARTYGTECQMSCGRCLGGESCDKVTGNCMRGCGAGRTGPKCDQECAPGHFGDNCDFTCTRCRGGRCEATKGYCLDGCVPGWTGIHCTAECPEGTYGDGCLSKCGRCVTNTSCDTVTGQCGDGCLPGWKGEMCREGCPVGRYGDGCTSSCKQCQSGQCDAVDGSCMLLAKMTGETVGPSMVVFLLIGACVLMMILLLITAGIACMFRRRMHGLSTNLNDGQTNGYIVENEGYRPYSPSSSSGEVFLSFNPTYNTGQDATLPASSENQPILLDTDVPTS
- the LOC137278563 gene encoding multiple epidermal growth factor-like domains protein 6 isoform X2 yields the protein MLYVAAVVLFQQVLVVNAAASTGQVVVVISDFDGGIYKYTMDGNVATPLEPSFDESHKKPLPVEYDPLYRQLYWVRRSSKMIMKSSLDGSNRDVFLKTKASIRDIPIDAETRQMFYIDDTSNAIYCVNMTTKSVSRIINTKSDPHSLVLDTSRRLLYWTDVGDAEIEQVSYEGTNRKMIASTGRWPTGLVMDQKGDNLFWCDAQASKKNVMKMDLKLKKITVLLQGKTYYDASFFEGQLYITARSDRLHFFTLSEQGGREKLHSLHRQMSEWKRIKVFRYFECDNGTYGINCNSSCGMCAGEDICDPAVGHCPSGCQPGWIGDKCDTGCVEGLYGVNCNSTCGKCAGEDICDPASGHCPSGCQPGWTGERCDIKCGDGHYGLNCTSTCGQCFGEDVCHHATGQCFSGCKAGWTGERCDTECSGDNDGNSCPRTCCRCLDRERCYVSSGRCDSGCEAGWTGSMCGKECSDGYFGVNCSSSCANCKDGTVCNKENGRCPSGCESGWTGDRCDIKCPNGSYGAGCQQACGRCLNRQPCDKATGRCMGGCEAGWTGNMCIKECSDGYFGLNCNFTCSNCEDGTPCKKDFGHCPSGCEPGWTGDRCDKECAVGRYGAGCQHTCGRCLNRQPCDKATGRCTHGCEPGWTGNMCVQACEDGYFGISCSSTCANCKDGAICHKENGHCPSGCEPGWTGDRCDKGCPFLSYGIDCTLSCGRCLNKESCDKRTGACKNGCMSGWTGLKCDTVCTDGLYGMKCESSCTNCLNDTTCDKETGHCPMGCEEGWIGDRCDRECPARTYGTECQMSCGRCLGGESCDKVTGNCMRGCGAGRTGPKCDQECAPGHFGDNCDFTCTRCRGGRCEATKGYCLDGCVPGWTGIHCTAECPEGTYGDGCLSKCGRCVTNTSCDTVTGQCGDGCLPGWKGEMCREGCPVGRYGDGCTSSCKQCQSGQCDAVDGSCMLLAKMTGETVGPSMVVFLLIGACVLMMILLLITAGIACMFRRRMHGLSTNLNDGQTNGYIVENEGYRPYSPSSSSGEVFLSFNPTYNTGQDATLPASSENQPILLDTDVPTS